The Xenopus laevis strain J_2021 chromosome 5L, Xenopus_laevis_v10.1, whole genome shotgun sequence genome has a segment encoding these proteins:
- the LOC121393922 gene encoding uncharacterized protein LOC121393922, translating to MLPWITLKKPVNKAESLPAAAAESPDRGKLTEITENSEAPIDISLPEPGSDTFDVFSYMESILTSHKTPKNQKRKKVQRYAMFEEIMNDDDDDAEGLTQQLLALQTNYQHSKCNLVRYEPIEDSEEKDATSMQSEMETSTIQLQTSEPREPESLVRYEPIEGSKEEDVTSLQSEMETSTIQLQTSEPREPESDVQIVRIEPPNEDGELTLQIVKESIPVPQQPSEPETEDVVKKSESALKEDLFFYFLLSYANMLQKYSSALAAYVKQPSKPE from the exons ATGTTGCCATGGATTACTCTG aagaaaccagTTAATAAAGCAGAGAGCctaccagcagcagcagctgaaagCCCTGATAG GGGAAAGCTTACTGAAATTACAGAAAACAGTGAAGCGCCTATAGACATAAGCCTTCCAGAACCTGGAAGTGACACATTCGATGTGTTCAGCTATATGGAGTCTATATTGACATCACATAAAACGCCTAAGAATCAGAAACGTAAAAA GGTACAACGTTATGCAATGTTTGAAGAGATtatgaatgatgatgatgatgatgcagaaGGATTGACACAACAGTTGTTGGCGCTTCAAACAAATTACCAACACTCAAAGTGTAA tttGGTGCGGTATGAACCGATAGAAGATAGTGAGGAGAAAGATGCTACATCAATGCAGTCTGAGATGGAAACTTCTACTATCCAACTGCAGACTTCAGAACCCAGGGAACCAGAGAG tttGGTGCGGTATGAACCGATAGAAGGTAGTAAGGAGGAAGATGTGACATCACTGCAGTCTGAGATGGAAACGTCTACTATCCAACTGCAGACTTCAGAACCCAGGGAACCAGAGAG TGATGTACAAATTGTACGGATTGAACCACCTAATGAGGATGGTGAACTCACTTTGCAAATAGTGAAGGAAAGCATTCCCGTCCCACAACAGCCTTCAGAACCTGAGAC TGAAGATGTTGTCAAGAAAAGTGAATCTGCATTGAAAGAGGACctatttttctatttcttattGTCGTATGCTAATATGCTACAGAAATATTCCTCAGCACTAGCAGCATATGTTAAGCAACCTTCAAAACCTGAATG A
- the LOC121393753 gene encoding uncharacterized protein LOC121393753, with amino-acid sequence MNLRNYLMWIIIFGLIMICKTTSEDTQEYEADDINAYLDEDANVDDEDAYIDYPESEKTVETFTIQPTIQWTSARNETENDKQYDIPVIVTGCILVIPVLGAIAWLVYAKIIKKKKPVNDVENPIETAQPEKDSPILESSDSFFRRLYKKIKAKITKKKPVTDVENPPEISPSKQKLIEAKRPVFKKPKKKKKKKTVADGEKPLMTIQPQQITATDESPVRLVTLSSL; translated from the exons AAGATACACAAGAATATGAAGCAGATGATATAAACGCATATTTAGATGAAGACGCAAATGTAGATGATGAAGACGCATACATAGATTATCCTGAATCAGAAAAAACTGTGGAGACATTTACAATTCAGCCTACAATTCAGTGGACAAGTGCTAGGAATGAAACTGAGAATGATAAGCAATATGATATTCCAGTAATTGTTACAGGGTGTATTCTGGTAATTCCTGTGCTTGGAGCTATTGCATG GTTAGTGTATGCAAAAATTATAAAGAAGAAGAAACCAGTTAATGATGTTGAAAACCCAATAGAGACAGCACAGCCAGAGAAAGATTCTCCAATACTTGAAAGCTCTGATAG ttttttcaggcgtctgtataaaaaaattaaggcGAAGATAACAAAGAAGAAACCAGTTACTGACGTGGAGAACCCGCCAGAAATATCTCCATCCAAGCAAAAATTAATAGAAGCTAAAAG GCCTGTGTTTAAAAAacctaagaaaaagaaaaagaagaaaacagtCGCTGACGGGGAGAAGCCACTAATGACCATTCAGCCTCAGCAAATAACAGCCACAGATGAAAGCCCTGTTAGGTTGGTAACCCTTAGTTCTCTATAA